One genomic window of Mucilaginibacter sp. SJ includes the following:
- a CDS encoding DUF6443 domain-containing protein: MDNLHITIKLKLRQLYAALCFMLWGISAQAQTLVTAPMTGTPTAGSYYSYSSITLSPTFSFTAASGSSLSLYIANPDCQPLNSSFSVSQNYILTSVPRISGFKNAGTGVNTGDFASRGTCELMQTVQYFDGLGRPLQTVQVKGSPSAMDIVQPFAYDQYGREAQKYLPYSATTANGSYKTDGVTTGPTNFYYPGGAAVSGSQQSNGIVYNSSPWSLTNFEPSPLNRVTEQGAPGPDWQPITGNTTGHTVKLDYLTNNINAFSGTDTALSRQVILYRADINSDQSRTLNYGNTAGNYYQAGQLSVTVSKDENWKSGRGGTTEEYKDKTGHVVLKRTYLFSGGALQQLSTYYVYDDLGNLSFVLPPKSGADAGITSAANITTLNNLCYQYQYDSRNRLVQKRLPGKDWEYTVYNKLDQAVATQDGNQRLTNQWTFMKYDALGRVLWTGTWNNGGTAITRSGVQAAVTSFSGALWESRPSGGYPTNVAWPTTGFQGTLTVNYYDDYTFGDFASLPAAYDYRASASTMTKGLLTCSKTWVTGSAAVLYKVSYYDDLGHLIRTCGEHYLGGTTAIANLNNYDVIDSKYDFSNNVTKTTRQHFTVANATIPSVTVRDTILYDHMNRKTQTLESIWNGSNTPPAYVMLSKLDYNEIGQLKSKGLHSENGGSSFLQTVNYRYNERGWLQSSQAGLFSENLYYNKPTDNTFSNQYNGNISEMTYTKTGASNVVFKYGYDQLNRLLSGTSAGGSTMGEQLSYDLMGNINALTRTGPNPATLVYAYYNSNASNQLQTVTNSGAAFRSYAYDANGNATSDGGSKTIAYNLFNLPQTVTQGGTTLASYVYDYTGQKLSNTESNDRWDYINGIVYNGTTIANEAISYIQTEEGRAVPNGNSWSYTYNLSDHLGNVRLSFDKDPSAGTARRVQEDEYHPFGLRNSVYNYSNNNRYLYNGKEIQTDLTDQYDYGARFYDPVIGRFTTVDPLAEQARRFSPYSYGGLNPIRFVDVDGMFFDDYLIRQDGTIHKKTTDDKTDSFYLETSSKEEGNNVIRSYAKVATLDKNENGLDQLQDITYDGKDPSTSFSISVKDGNEEKAYMRGDAVAALIGAASDANVSNLTVVQFSLADGSSPDPSVSHKQGKNGDLRYVNTNEDGAATMVGAKNLDLEKQTDLNNGLYKYGWKDMVSERRPDGTLLPHTKSAKESHIHSNHKTHLHLQGFKPKVVN, from the coding sequence ATGGACAATCTCCATATCACCATAAAACTAAAGCTCAGGCAGCTTTATGCTGCTTTGTGCTTCATGCTCTGGGGCATAAGCGCTCAGGCACAAACACTGGTAACGGCTCCGATGACAGGAACACCCACAGCGGGTTCATACTATAGTTACAGCAGCATCACGCTGAGCCCGACCTTCAGCTTTACGGCAGCTTCGGGCAGCAGTTTGAGCCTGTATATAGCCAATCCTGATTGCCAGCCGCTGAACTCGTCCTTCAGCGTAAGTCAAAATTATATCCTGACCTCGGTTCCCCGCATCAGCGGTTTTAAGAATGCGGGTACAGGCGTAAACACGGGAGATTTTGCGAGCCGGGGTACCTGTGAACTGATGCAGACCGTGCAGTATTTCGACGGGCTGGGCAGACCGCTGCAAACAGTACAGGTAAAAGGTTCGCCTTCAGCCATGGATATTGTTCAGCCCTTTGCGTATGACCAGTATGGCAGGGAAGCTCAGAAATACCTGCCTTACTCGGCTACCACAGCCAATGGCAGCTATAAGACTGACGGGGTGACAACGGGGCCGACTAATTTCTATTATCCGGGAGGTGCGGCGGTATCGGGGAGCCAGCAAAGTAACGGCATAGTTTATAATTCATCCCCCTGGTCATTGACCAATTTTGAGCCCTCGCCATTAAACCGGGTGACAGAGCAAGGAGCGCCAGGTCCAGACTGGCAACCTATCACAGGTAATACGACGGGACATACGGTAAAGCTGGATTATTTGACGAATAATATCAATGCTTTCAGCGGAACAGACACTGCATTGAGCAGACAGGTGATCCTGTATAGAGCGGATATCAACAGCGACCAGAGCCGCACGCTGAATTATGGAAACACGGCAGGTAACTATTACCAGGCTGGACAACTGTCCGTAACAGTGAGCAAGGATGAAAACTGGAAGAGCGGCAGGGGCGGTACTACCGAGGAATACAAAGATAAAACCGGACATGTGGTTCTGAAACGGACATACCTATTCAGCGGCGGGGCATTGCAACAACTGTCGACTTATTATGTATATGATGACCTGGGAAACCTATCTTTCGTTCTACCGCCGAAAAGCGGGGCTGATGCGGGCATTACCAGCGCTGCTAATATAACCACCCTGAACAACCTGTGTTACCAGTACCAGTATGACAGCCGTAACCGGCTTGTGCAAAAAAGATTGCCGGGCAAGGACTGGGAATATACTGTTTATAACAAGCTTGACCAGGCTGTAGCTACGCAAGATGGCAACCAGCGTTTGACCAATCAATGGACTTTTATGAAATACGACGCGCTGGGACGTGTACTGTGGACAGGAACCTGGAATAACGGAGGAACGGCAATCACGAGAAGCGGCGTACAGGCAGCGGTGACCAGCTTCAGTGGAGCACTATGGGAAAGCCGGCCATCGGGTGGATATCCAACCAATGTGGCCTGGCCAACAACTGGGTTTCAGGGAACTTTGACGGTGAACTACTATGACGACTATACATTTGGCGACTTTGCTTCACTGCCTGCGGCTTATGATTACCGGGCATCGGCAAGTACGATGACCAAAGGATTGCTAACCTGCAGCAAGACTTGGGTAACGGGCAGCGCCGCGGTATTGTATAAAGTGTCGTACTATGATGATCTCGGGCATTTGATCAGGACCTGTGGCGAACATTACCTGGGCGGAACTACCGCGATAGCAAACCTGAATAATTATGATGTAATCGACAGTAAATACGATTTCAGTAATAATGTAACTAAAACAACGCGGCAGCATTTTACGGTAGCTAATGCCACCATCCCGTCTGTAACCGTGAGGGATACGATCCTGTATGACCACATGAACCGTAAAACACAAACGCTGGAGTCGATCTGGAACGGAAGCAATACGCCGCCAGCCTATGTAATGCTCAGCAAACTGGACTATAACGAGATCGGGCAGTTAAAGAGCAAGGGGCTTCACAGTGAGAATGGCGGAAGCTCCTTCTTGCAAACGGTAAATTACCGGTATAACGAGCGGGGCTGGCTGCAATCTTCACAGGCCGGGCTGTTCAGTGAAAACCTGTATTATAATAAGCCTACCGACAATACGTTCAGCAACCAATATAATGGTAACATCTCGGAAATGACGTATACGAAGACAGGAGCCTCAAATGTGGTGTTCAAATACGGCTATGATCAGTTGAACCGGTTGCTAAGCGGAACCTCGGCAGGAGGAAGCACCATGGGTGAGCAGCTGAGCTATGACCTGATGGGCAATATCAATGCATTAACGCGTACAGGGCCGAACCCGGCCACGCTGGTATATGCCTATTATAACAGTAATGCCAGTAACCAGCTCCAAACGGTAACCAACAGTGGGGCTGCATTCCGGAGCTATGCTTATGATGCCAACGGTAACGCGACAAGCGATGGCGGCAGCAAAACTATCGCTTACAACCTGTTCAACCTGCCGCAAACAGTAACACAGGGTGGCACGACGCTGGCCAGTTATGTTTATGATTATACAGGTCAAAAACTGAGCAATACGGAGAGCAATGACAGATGGGATTACATCAATGGCATCGTTTACAACGGCACCACCATTGCCAATGAAGCGATCAGTTATATCCAGACAGAGGAAGGACGAGCGGTTCCTAACGGCAATTCCTGGAGCTATACGTATAACCTAAGCGACCACCTGGGTAACGTACGGCTATCATTTGACAAGGACCCATCGGCAGGCACGGCACGCCGGGTCCAGGAGGACGAGTATCATCCCTTTGGGTTGAGGAATTCGGTTTATAACTATTCCAACAACAACCGTTATCTTTATAACGGGAAAGAGATTCAAACGGACCTGACAGATCAATACGATTATGGCGCGAGGTTTTATGACCCTGTAATTGGACGTTTTACAACGGTTGATCCACTTGCAGAACAAGCCAGACGTTTCAGTCCCTATAGTTATGGAGGGTTAAACCCGATTCGGTTTGTAGACGTTGATGGGATGTTTTTCGACGATTACCTAATTCGTCAAGATGGTACTATTCATAAAAAAACTACTGATGATAAAACAGATAGTTTCTATCTTGAAACCTCTTCGAAGGAGGAAGGCAATAACGTTATAAGGTCTTATGCAAAGGTTGCAACCTTAGATAAAAACGAGAACGGATTAGACCAGCTTCAGGACATCACCTACGATGGAAAAGACCCAAGTACATCTTTCTCAATATCTGTAAAGGATGGCAATGAAGAAAAAGCATATATGCGTGGCGATGCTGTAGCTGCATTAATTGGTGCTGCATCCGACGCGAATGTTAGTAATCTTACAGTAGTCCAATTCAGCTTAGCTGACGGTTCGTCACCAGATCCAAGCGTTTCTCATAAGCAAGGCAAAAATGGTGATTTGCGCTATGTAAATACTAATGAAGATGGCGCTGCTACAATGGTAGGCGCGAAAAACTTGGATCTGGAAAAACAAACAGATCTGAACAATGGCTTATACAAATATGGTTGGAAAGATATGGTTTCTGAAAGACGGCCTGATGGTACCTTGTTACCACATACGAAATCGGCAAAAGAGAGTCATATTCACTCAAACCATAAAACACACTTACATTTGCAGGGCTTTAAACCTAAAGTAGTTAATTAA
- a CDS encoding type IV toxin-antitoxin system AbiEi family antitoxin domain-containing protein, with protein MRAEERLKQYAEGPLNRQLMLSLLKDYKRPNDKIAELVNSGVLTTVKKGLYITGPESRTDKAEPFLIANHLWGPSYVSFESALSYWGYIPERVYEISSVTVKGTKTYRTAAGRFTYRHAKLPYYAFGIMNARLSPKQNVLIASPEKAICDKITMTAGINLRSPAQALAFLTEDMRIDEDKLRDLDLKMIDTWTQEAPKTSSLVILTKTLRSL; from the coding sequence ATGAGAGCAGAGGAGCGTTTGAAGCAATATGCAGAGGGGCCGCTGAACCGGCAACTCATGTTGTCATTATTAAAAGATTATAAACGACCCAATGATAAAATAGCCGAATTGGTTAATTCGGGTGTGCTAACCACCGTAAAAAAGGGTTTATACATTACCGGCCCTGAAAGCAGGACCGATAAAGCGGAGCCGTTCCTGATCGCGAACCACTTGTGGGGACCAAGTTATGTATCGTTCGAAAGCGCATTGTCTTATTGGGGATACATACCTGAACGGGTCTACGAGATCAGTTCAGTGACTGTCAAGGGTACGAAAACTTACAGGACTGCGGCAGGCAGATTCACCTACAGACATGCGAAGCTTCCGTATTATGCTTTCGGTATCATGAACGCCCGGCTTTCTCCAAAGCAGAATGTCCTTATCGCCTCTCCTGAAAAAGCGATATGCGATAAGATCACCATGACGGCAGGCATCAATCTGCGTAGTCCCGCGCAGGCTCTTGCCTTTTTGACCGAGGATATGCGCATCGATGAAGACAAGTTGCGTGATTTGGATCTCAAAATGATAGATACCTGGACACAGGAAGCTCCTAAAACCTCCAGTTTGGTAATATTGACAAAAACGCTGCGCAGTTTATGA
- a CDS encoding nuclear transport factor 2 family protein, with product MNAKFIMIMLDAIFGINAVYAQTNLKTQLRVKDSLLFDAVLKTCDLKQVEATFAADFQYSQDKGDGKASNLTSRTEFVGNIARRCAVKTAQFQVRRELVAGSDAASLVAPDYATQSGIQRFYLSAGVQPEALVEESHFTRIWKLQKGDWQISREMDYQIATHDPQEAAAKNDPLYKQVTAADSSLFAAYNQRNITEFKKWFARNLEFYHDKGGLSHYTDNMENFEKHFQDAANFSRRELVQGSQQVYPLNGYGALEIGVHRFYTSLNCKEQLTATANFINVWHQENGRWQLARVISYDHR from the coding sequence ATGAACGCTAAATTCATCATGATAATGCTTGACGCTATTTTCGGTATCAACGCCGTTTATGCGCAAACGAATCTAAAAACACAACTAAGGGTGAAAGACAGCCTGCTCTTCGATGCGGTATTGAAGACCTGCGACCTTAAACAGGTCGAGGCTACTTTTGCGGCCGATTTCCAGTACAGCCAGGACAAAGGAGATGGCAAAGCGTCGAACCTGACCAGCCGGACTGAATTTGTCGGGAACATCGCCCGCCGCTGCGCGGTGAAAACCGCACAATTCCAAGTCCGCCGGGAACTGGTGGCCGGCAGCGACGCCGCGAGCCTGGTCGCACCGGATTATGCCACGCAAAGCGGCATCCAGCGTTTTTACCTGAGCGCAGGTGTCCAGCCCGAAGCACTGGTCGAGGAATCCCATTTTACCCGTATCTGGAAACTCCAAAAAGGTGACTGGCAGATCAGCCGTGAAATGGACTATCAGATCGCGACCCACGACCCGCAGGAAGCCGCGGCGAAGAACGATCCTTTATATAAACAAGTCACCGCCGCAGACAGCTCTCTTTTCGCCGCTTATAATCAACGGAACATTACCGAATTCAAAAAATGGTTCGCCAGGAATTTGGAGTTCTACCATGATAAAGGCGGGCTGAGCCATTATACAGATAATATGGAAAACTTTGAAAAGCATTTCCAGGATGCAGCGAACTTCTCTCGACGCGAACTGGTACAAGGCAGTCAGCAAGTCTATCCCTTGAACGGTTATGGTGCCTTAGAGATCGGGGTACACCGTTTCTATACGTCCCTTAACTGCAAAGAGCAACTGACCGCTACGGCTAATTTTATCAATGTATGGCATCAGGAGAACGGCCGCTGGCAACTGGCCAGGGTCATCAGCTACGATCACCGATGA
- a CDS encoding nucleotidyl transferase AbiEii/AbiGii toxin family protein, whose product MIKEWIAAYDPKDQQQAFDAMRGIMQEITLAGLNRSGFFEKAAFYGGTALRIFYGLDRFSEDLDFSLLAPDPSFSLEPYFDAIITEFASLGITVSIKEKQKVVESNVESAFLKSDTVWKELILEGIMPQAGVKLMPHMKIKIEVDTEPPLGFETEEKLLTRPFSFYVKTFTLPSLFAGKMHALLFRKWKNRVKGRDWYDLEWYIKKGIPLDLEHFLLRAQDTGDWKDEKITAEQFLKLLTQKISNVDFGRIKDDVVRFIPDDAALKIWGPEYFQDLTEKLKFQDKV is encoded by the coding sequence ATGATAAAAGAATGGATAGCAGCGTATGATCCTAAAGATCAGCAGCAGGCTTTTGATGCGATGCGGGGGATCATGCAGGAGATCACCCTTGCGGGACTGAACCGGTCCGGATTTTTTGAGAAGGCTGCCTTCTATGGCGGAACGGCGTTGCGGATATTTTACGGCCTTGACCGGTTCTCGGAAGACCTCGATTTTTCATTACTGGCGCCAGACCCCAGCTTTTCGCTGGAACCTTACTTTGACGCGATCATAACGGAATTCGCCTCGCTGGGCATAACGGTAAGTATTAAGGAAAAACAAAAGGTTGTCGAATCCAACGTGGAATCGGCTTTTCTCAAATCTGACACCGTATGGAAGGAACTTATCCTGGAGGGTATTATGCCACAGGCCGGGGTCAAGTTGATGCCCCATATGAAGATCAAGATCGAAGTTGATACCGAACCACCATTAGGGTTCGAAACGGAGGAAAAACTATTGACCCGCCCGTTTTCGTTCTACGTGAAAACCTTCACGCTGCCAAGTTTGTTCGCGGGAAAAATGCACGCGCTGCTTTTTCGCAAATGGAAGAACCGCGTTAAAGGCCGGGATTGGTACGACCTAGAATGGTATATCAAAAAGGGTATTCCGCTTGATCTTGAACATTTTTTATTGCGTGCACAGGACACCGGCGATTGGAAGGATGAGAAGATCACAGCTGAACAATTTCTGAAGCTTTTAACACAGAAGATCAGCAATGTCGACTTCGGCAGGATAAAAGATGATGTCGTCCGGTTTATCCCGGATGACGCGGCGTTGAAGATTTGGGGACCTGAATATTTCCAGGACCTCACTGAAAAATTAAAGTTTCAGGACAAGGTGTAA
- a CDS encoding RNA polymerase sigma factor, protein MNHTQQSDEDLFAAVKRHDKKAFTLLYDRYWELVYKKAFSYLHDTDTCMGIVNDIFVNIWEKRDALKIITFKNYLASSARYRVYNAIKSSNTSPVKYVADYEKLDDLRVVYNQAETSFEVNELSTDLDKLLDKLPPRCKEIFLLSRVNQLSNTEIAERLSISKRAVENQISLAVKHLKPHFKHYPTVILVAKLILLHNQLRL, encoded by the coding sequence ATGAACCACACTCAACAATCAGATGAAGATTTATTTGCCGCGGTGAAACGTCATGATAAAAAGGCGTTTACCCTGCTTTATGATCGTTACTGGGAGTTGGTTTATAAAAAAGCTTTTTCCTATTTGCATGATACCGACACCTGCATGGGCATTGTAAACGACATATTTGTTAATATTTGGGAAAAGCGGGATGCGCTCAAAATCATTACATTTAAAAACTACCTGGCCTCGTCCGCACGGTACCGTGTATATAACGCTATAAAATCAAGTAATACCTCGCCGGTAAAATATGTCGCAGATTACGAAAAGCTGGATGACTTACGTGTCGTATACAATCAGGCCGAAACCAGTTTTGAAGTTAACGAACTCAGCACCGACCTGGATAAATTGCTCGATAAACTACCTCCGAGATGTAAAGAAATATTCCTTTTAAGCAGGGTAAATCAATTAAGCAACACCGAGATTGCCGAACGACTGTCTATTTCAAAAAGAGCGGTTGAAAATCAGATCTCGCTGGCAGTTAAACACCTTAAGCCTCATTTTAAACACTATCCAACGGTTATACTTGTTGCAAAATTGATCCTTTTACACAACCAGCTTAGGTTATAG
- a CDS encoding alpha/beta fold hydrolase produces MSKLAARTSPYTVAEALLRIEQFDVSAQLHSIDVPILIIGAENDRLTSLEASVDMHRKIAGSN; encoded by the coding sequence ATGTCCAAACTGGCCGCACGCACCTCTCCTTATACCGTGGCCGAAGCCTTATTGAGGATTGAACAATTCGATGTATCGGCACAACTTCATTCCATCGATGTCCCTATCCTGATCATCGGCGCAGAGAACGACCGCCTGACTTCCCTGGAAGCGAGTGTCGATATGCACCGAAAGATCGCTGGCTCCAATTAA
- a CDS encoding serine hydrolase domain-containing protein: MVPQNTNADKISIANLLNHRGGLSDIKNIPGFDYWIREPHNKEEVLRLIENSSIDFAPGSRSAYSNSGYILLSFILEKVTRKPYAQLLKERIASPLHLMHTYYATQRGTRPEESFCYRYDRGWKPVPETDWSIPQGAGAVISTSHDLALFADALFNGKLVGQRGLALMKHQTDGFGMDLVVMDCPKQPAYGHTEGWTASFLR, from the coding sequence CTGGTTCCCCAAAATACTAACGCAGACAAGATCAGCATCGCCAACCTGCTCAACCACCGTGGCGGCCTAAGCGACATTAAAAACATCCCCGGCTTTGACTACTGGATACGGGAACCCCATAATAAGGAAGAAGTATTGCGCCTGATTGAAAACAGCTCCATCGACTTTGCGCCGGGAAGCCGTTCTGCCTACAGCAATTCAGGCTATATCCTGCTAAGTTTTATTCTCGAAAAGGTAACGCGCAAACCTTATGCGCAGTTACTAAAGGAGCGGATTGCCTCGCCCTTACATCTAATGCATACCTATTATGCGACTCAGCGCGGTACGCGGCCGGAAGAAAGTTTTTGCTATCGCTATGATCGGGGCTGGAAGCCTGTACCGGAAACTGACTGGAGCATCCCACAAGGTGCCGGTGCCGTCATTTCTACCAGCCACGACCTGGCACTGTTCGCGGATGCTTTATTTAACGGCAAGTTGGTCGGTCAACGTGGCTTGGCTTTAATGAAACATCAGACCGATGGCTTCGGTATGGACCTGGTCGTCATGGATTGCCCGAAACAACCTGCATATGGACATACGGAGGGATGGACAGCTTCCTTTCTACGCTGA
- a CDS encoding RNA polymerase sigma factor, protein MSEDRLLVSRVLKGEARAFRELVETHQRLVGAMVGRLVPDTAEREDLCQEIFMQVYDGLRRFDFRSRLSTWIARIAYLRAVNYVKRHRQGHELPLPEKLSELSVLEDDPEQALLQKELSAYIGLLIGRLPLPYQTAINLYYLQEFSLAEISQITGLREGTLKSHLSRARALLKEKIRKYLKNDSP, encoded by the coding sequence ATGAGCGAAGACCGGCTATTGGTTTCCCGTGTATTAAAAGGCGAGGCACGTGCCTTCCGCGAACTGGTAGAGACCCATCAGCGGCTGGTGGGTGCAATGGTCGGAAGGTTGGTGCCCGATACGGCCGAACGGGAGGACCTTTGCCAGGAGATCTTTATGCAGGTCTATGATGGCCTGCGCCGTTTCGATTTTCGTTCGCGGCTCTCTACCTGGATCGCCCGGATCGCTTACCTGCGCGCAGTGAACTATGTAAAACGACACCGGCAGGGCCATGAACTGCCGCTGCCGGAAAAACTGTCCGAACTGAGCGTCTTGGAAGACGATCCCGAGCAGGCGCTGCTGCAGAAAGAACTATCGGCTTATATCGGCTTGCTGATTGGCCGCCTGCCCTTGCCTTATCAGACGGCGATCAACCTGTATTACCTCCAGGAATTCAGCCTGGCCGAGATCAGTCAGATCACCGGCCTGCGGGAAGGTACGCTCAAAAGCCACCTATCACGCGCGCGTGCATTACTTAAAGAAAAGATCCGTAAATATTTAAAAAACGATAGCCCATGA
- a CDS encoding serine hydrolase produces the protein MGSLTLSQHGGIVYSHVNGFRQVSKTDSRPATLTTAYRIGSISKIFTSVMIFQLIEQSACAWKIRSAAGSPKY, from the coding sequence ATGGGGTCGCTGACGCTATCGCAGCACGGCGGGATCGTTTATAGCCATGTTAACGGGTTCAGGCAGGTCAGTAAAACGGACAGCCGCCCGGCCACCTTAACGACAGCTTACCGTATCGGCTCGATCTCCAAGATTTTTACCTCGGTCATGATCTTCCAACTGATCGAGCAAAGCGCCTGCGCCTGGAAGATAAGATCGGCCGCTGGTTCCCCAAAATACTAA
- a CDS encoding FecR family protein, with translation MSVLITVIAMLYQEFKELYERCTSGNCTLEEQELFEAYRDNFDLSDMPWIADLGDRAEIEKRLKTDLHNRLSKNQIKPLIRIRWWAAAAVIFALGGLLVVNKHFDGTTKPHEMASGGNIVKPGSNKATLTLPEGKQIILNGLHKGHLFTLNDVAVNNDIDSSLTYQKTTAGISRSSQPYHILSTPFGGKYQLTLADGTKVWLNAGSTIKFPINFTGRERVVELSGEAYFEVAHDRTRPFKVTAAGQLVQVLGTHFNINAYQDENAVKTTLLQGSVKVYGKNQTPGVPEVIIKPNEQAVFKNNRLSKITVDAEAFVAWKEGVILFKNADIRDVMRKISRWYNVEVEYQGQLGNDTYNGEIPRNAAFSEVLKILKLDDIKVKQNGRKLIVSP, from the coding sequence TTGTCTGTACTAATAACCGTTATAGCCATGTTGTACCAGGAATTTAAAGAATTATACGAACGTTGCACGTCGGGTAACTGTACGCTCGAGGAGCAAGAATTATTTGAAGCATATCGCGATAACTTCGATTTATCGGATATGCCCTGGATTGCGGATTTGGGTGACAGGGCTGAAATTGAGAAACGCCTGAAAACAGATCTGCATAACAGGTTATCTAAAAACCAGATAAAACCTCTTATCAGGATCCGATGGTGGGCAGCAGCGGCTGTTATTTTTGCTCTTGGAGGATTACTTGTTGTCAATAAGCATTTCGACGGAACTACTAAACCTCACGAAATGGCATCCGGCGGAAATATTGTCAAACCAGGCAGTAATAAGGCCACATTAACACTTCCGGAAGGAAAGCAAATTATCCTTAATGGTTTGCACAAAGGGCACTTGTTTACTCTTAATGATGTTGCTGTCAATAACGATATCGATAGCAGCCTGACCTATCAGAAAACCACTGCCGGAATCTCCCGTTCATCACAGCCGTACCATATATTATCAACGCCCTTCGGTGGAAAATACCAGCTTACACTGGCCGATGGTACGAAGGTCTGGCTAAATGCCGGTAGTACCATTAAGTTTCCGATAAACTTCACGGGCAGGGAAAGAGTGGTTGAGCTATCTGGCGAAGCGTATTTTGAGGTGGCCCATGATAGAACGAGGCCTTTTAAGGTGACCGCTGCCGGCCAGTTGGTACAGGTGTTGGGTACTCATTTTAATATCAACGCCTACCAGGACGAAAATGCAGTTAAAACCACACTGCTGCAAGGGAGCGTTAAAGTTTACGGGAAAAATCAAACTCCGGGTGTTCCTGAAGTCATTATAAAACCCAATGAACAAGCAGTTTTCAAAAACAACCGGTTATCAAAAATAACTGTTGATGCAGAAGCGTTTGTGGCCTGGAAAGAGGGGGTGATCTTGTTTAAAAATGCAGACATTCGTGATGTAATGCGCAAAATTTCCAGGTGGTATAATGTTGAGGTGGAATATCAGGGCCAGCTGGGTAATGATACCTACAACGGTGAGATCCCCCGGAACGCGGCTTTTTCCGAGGTGCTGAAAATCCTGAAACTTGATGATATCAAGGTAAAACAAAACGGGCGAAAGCTTATCGTCTCTCCATAG
- a CDS encoding oxidoreductase, producing MAEIFDGFGKDITIQFGFSLREIGKQFSRYIKYDIAHVIRIILIGCSQLFLLVEQYIQRLGGIPVQADVTSDGDVQKLVDLIIQKEGKIDVLWNNAGYALYGAVEDVPLEEARRQFEVNLFGLANVTQKVLPHMRKAKSGTIINTSSVTGRVYLPIGAWYFASKHVVEGWSDCLRLELKEFNINVVLLEPGAIATEFGDVALEPLTKYSGKGAYSRLANVMVNGMKAAYQKPGGAAPTSIISDAILKIVESDKPKFRYLVGKDAKMMVRLRKFLGDKLFDKVIMSQLK from the coding sequence ATGGCTGAGATTTTCGATGGGTTCGGTAAGGACATCACTATCCAGTTTGGTTTTTCCCTCCGGGAAATAGGTAAACAGTTTTCCCGGTACATCAAATACGACATAGCCCATGTAATCAGGATTATTCTTATCGGGTGCAGCCAGCTTTTCTTGCTGGTCGAACAGTACATACAGCGTCTGGGTGGCATTCCCGTGCAAGCGGATGTGACCAGTGACGGCGACGTGCAAAAACTTGTCGATCTGATTATTCAAAAAGAAGGCAAAATAGACGTTTTATGGAATAACGCGGGGTATGCGTTGTATGGCGCGGTTGAGGACGTTCCTTTAGAAGAAGCCAGGAGACAGTTTGAGGTAAATCTTTTTGGACTGGCCAATGTTACGCAAAAGGTCTTACCTCACATGCGGAAGGCAAAATCAGGAACTATCATCAATACCTCTTCGGTTACCGGCCGGGTATATCTACCCATCGGTGCCTGGTATTTTGCCTCCAAACATGTGGTAGAAGGCTGGAGCGATTGTTTACGGTTGGAACTTAAAGAATTTAATATTAATGTGGTTTTGCTGGAGCCGGGAGCCATCGCTACAGAATTTGGTGATGTCGCTTTAGAGCCACTTACCAAATACTCCGGCAAGGGTGCTTATTCAAGACTGGCGAACGTTATGGTTAATGGCATGAAGGCCGCTTACCAGAAGCCGGGAGGCGCAGCGCCAACCTCGATCATTTCTGATGCTATCTTAAAGATCGTCGAGTCCGATAAGCCGAAATTTCGTTACCTCGTAGGTAAGGATGCGAAAATGATGGTACGGTTACGCAAGTTTTTAGGAGATAAATTGTTTGACAAAGTGATCATGAGCCAGCTTAAATAA